Proteins encoded together in one Lachnospiraceae bacterium JLR.KK008 window:
- a CDS encoding type II toxin-antitoxin system PemK/MazF family toxin, which translates to MRRGDVYYADLRPVIGSEQGGIRPVLIIQNDVGNKHSPTVICAAITSKMNKAKLPTHIELDSHRYEMVKDSVVLLEQLRTIDKKRLKDKVCHLDQDMMEKVNKGLLISLELDT; encoded by the coding sequence ATGAGACGTGGAGATGTATATTACGCGGATCTAAGACCTGTGATCGGTTCGGAGCAGGGAGGCATCCGGCCTGTTCTGATCATTCAGAACGATGTGGGGAATAAGCACAGTCCTACTGTGATCTGTGCGGCAATTACGTCAAAGATGAATAAAGCAAAGCTGCCGACTCATATAGAACTGGATTCGCACAGATACGAGATGGTCAAGGACTCGGTTGTGCTGCTCGAGCAGCTTCGTACGATCGATAAAAAACGTCTGAAGGATAAAGTATGTCATCTTGACCAGGACATGATGGAAAAAGTGAACAAAGGGCTTTTGATCAGTCTTGAGCTGGATACATAA